In the Ensifer adhaerens genome, one interval contains:
- the hutC gene encoding histidine utilization repressor, whose protein sequence is MDTKQDRTGSNDHPDGAVDNQGQPLSLHQRILGDVEGRILSGEWPPGHRIPFEHELTEQYGCSRMTVNKALTELVKRGLIERRRKSGSYVTFPQVQSAVMEIHDVKLEVQSLGLDYSFRLDERKLRSVETRDVERLDLPTSARLLDVTCRHFAGGRPFCFEERLISLAAVPEAEAELFETAAPGSWLLGKVPWSTAEHRIRAVAANKLAAQALDISTGTACLVIERRTWSGRAPVTHVRLTYPGDRHELVAQFAPSPIG, encoded by the coding sequence ATGGACACCAAGCAAGACCGAACCGGTTCGAACGATCATCCTGACGGTGCTGTCGACAATCAAGGGCAGCCCTTATCCTTGCATCAGCGGATACTCGGGGACGTGGAGGGGCGCATCCTCTCCGGAGAATGGCCGCCGGGCCACCGAATTCCATTCGAACACGAACTGACGGAACAATACGGCTGCTCACGGATGACCGTGAACAAGGCGCTGACCGAACTGGTCAAGCGCGGATTGATCGAGCGCAGACGCAAGTCGGGCAGCTATGTCACCTTTCCGCAGGTTCAGTCGGCGGTCATGGAAATCCACGACGTCAAGCTCGAAGTCCAATCTCTGGGGCTCGACTACAGTTTTCGTCTGGACGAGCGAAAGCTTCGCAGTGTGGAGACCCGCGACGTCGAACGGCTGGATCTTCCGACATCGGCGAGGCTGCTCGATGTTACGTGTCGGCATTTTGCCGGCGGGCGTCCGTTTTGTTTCGAGGAACGCCTGATCAGCCTGGCGGCGGTGCCGGAGGCGGAGGCGGAACTGTTTGAAACTGCGGCGCCTGGTTCGTGGCTGCTCGGCAAGGTGCCGTGGAGTACGGCGGAACACCGCATTCGGGCGGTTGCGGCGAACAAACTGGCGGCCCAGGCGCTCGACATTTCGACCGGCACCGCCTGCCTGGTCATCGAGCGCCGCACTTGGAGCGGCCGTGCGCCGGTGACGCATGTCCGGCTGACCTATCCCGGCGATCGCCACGAACTCGTTGCCCAGTTCGCGCCGAGCCCGATCGGGTAG
- the repB gene encoding plasmid partitioning protein RepB has protein sequence MARKNLIGITDDTAGNDAKAERLAKGRPIAGLSVGARPASAVGGITRSLSNITQKVERAQELERQLAEGLTIVDLDPALIDASFIVDRLEIGADAQSALAEQIREHGQQVPILVRPHPETDGRYQVAYGHRRLAAARSLGGKVRAVVRDLSDEQLVVSQGQENNTRTDLSFIERSLFATRLEDRGFSREIIMSSLGVDKAALSKMISVVRRLPTTLIEAIGPAPSVGRRRWFDLAELLAEAGKCEAADVFVKDNQFQAAGSDQRFDALCAFLSTSRARTRAIAWVAPDDTTPVRIRETDGETTLSFNRKKAPGFADFVRQRLKSLYLEYQEETGD, from the coding sequence ATGGCCCGCAAGAATCTGATTGGAATTACGGACGACACCGCCGGCAACGACGCGAAAGCGGAACGCTTGGCCAAAGGCCGGCCAATCGCCGGTCTGAGTGTGGGCGCGCGGCCAGCAAGTGCCGTCGGCGGCATCACTCGTTCGCTTTCGAACATCACTCAGAAAGTTGAGCGCGCCCAGGAACTGGAGCGCCAACTTGCTGAAGGATTGACGATCGTCGATCTCGATCCCGCACTCATCGACGCTTCATTCATCGTCGATCGCCTCGAGATCGGGGCAGATGCGCAATCCGCACTCGCAGAACAGATACGCGAGCACGGTCAACAGGTTCCGATCCTCGTGCGTCCGCATCCGGAAACCGATGGACGCTACCAGGTCGCTTACGGCCATCGCCGATTGGCCGCCGCGCGCTCGCTCGGCGGCAAGGTGCGCGCAGTTGTCCGCGATCTCAGCGATGAACAGTTGGTCGTCTCCCAGGGGCAGGAAAACAACACCCGAACGGATCTGTCATTCATCGAGCGGTCGCTCTTTGCCACTCGCCTTGAGGACCGCGGTTTTTCCCGTGAGATCATCATGTCCTCGCTCGGCGTCGATAAGGCCGCACTTTCCAAGATGATTTCCGTCGTTCGTCGGCTACCGACCACACTGATTGAGGCGATTGGGCCGGCACCGTCGGTCGGTCGTCGCCGTTGGTTCGACCTCGCCGAACTGCTTGCCGAAGCAGGAAAATGCGAAGCTGCCGACGTCTTTGTCAAAGACAACCAATTCCAGGCGGCGGGAAGCGATCAGCGTTTTGATGCGCTTTGCGCCTTCCTGAGCACCTCCAGGGCGCGCACCAGAGCCATCGCATGGGTAGCGCCCGACGATACAACCCCGGTCCGGATCCGCGAAACGGATGGCGAGACAACGCTGTCCTTCAACAGGAAGAAGGCGCCGGGTTTCGCAGATTTCGTGAGGCAGAGGCTCAAATCTCTGTACCTCGAATATCAAGAGGAAACAGGAGACTAA
- a CDS encoding response regulator transcription factor, with the protein MRILLLEDEPEMASALKAALERRQVIVDHVSTLADAEAVAELWPYDVVVLDRRVPDGEGLDLIPKLRSLGVGAPILMLTALGSINDRVAGLDAGADDYLSKPFAVEELMARLRALARRPVSLKAEQTKVGRLIYDFHHREAAVDDKPLDLLRRERLALEALMRRPGRTVLRATLEESVYAMDDEIESNALDSHLSRLRRKLDDVGAGVEIRAIRNLGYLLRATT; encoded by the coding sequence ATGCGCATTCTGCTGCTGGAAGACGAGCCGGAGATGGCCTCGGCCCTGAAGGCGGCGCTGGAGCGGCGCCAGGTAATCGTCGACCACGTCTCGACGCTGGCCGATGCCGAGGCCGTCGCGGAACTCTGGCCCTATGACGTCGTCGTGCTCGATCGCCGCGTCCCGGATGGCGAGGGCCTTGACCTCATACCGAAACTGCGCAGTCTCGGGGTCGGGGCACCGATATTGATGCTGACGGCCTTGGGGTCGATCAACGACCGGGTCGCCGGGCTCGATGCCGGTGCCGACGACTATCTGTCCAAGCCGTTTGCCGTCGAAGAGCTGATGGCCCGGCTGCGGGCGCTCGCCCGCCGCCCGGTCTCATTGAAAGCCGAGCAGACCAAGGTCGGAAGGCTTATCTACGACTTCCACCACCGTGAAGCCGCAGTGGATGACAAGCCGCTCGATCTCCTGCGCAGAGAACGCCTTGCGCTCGAAGCCTTGATGCGTCGCCCCGGCCGAACCGTGCTCAGGGCGACTTTAGAGGAATCGGTCTACGCCATGGACGACGAGATCGAGTCCAATGCGCTCGACTCGCATCTGTCGCGCCTGCGCCGCAAGCTCGATGACGTCGGTGCCGGCGTCGAGATCAGAGCCATCCGCAACCTCGGCTATCTCCTGCGCGCTACGACATGA
- a CDS encoding adenylate/guanylate cyclase domain-containing protein — MQMSSQAPSPSLEEGHWPARRRSVLDWLIIETRNERFIDNILVEMCERLQAAGVPVARATLHFRINHPQWLGARILWRKGLAEGEIDLYDYGTQNTALYLNSPLYVINNGGAEVRTNLEALTDEHSQNSLYVDLKAEGLTEYIAWPLEHTLGKRHVVTFATDRKGGFEEEHVAFLLDLLPALALVSEIRLKNRFVRTLLETYVGPHASEQILAGATTRGSGVTVGAAILICDLRNFTKLSDLWPRDDVIDLLNAYFDAMSEPIERHGGEILKFMGDGLLAIFPLSNPNAAENLLQAIREAEAAIALLNKDNLEKGREPFGYGIGVHVGDVMYGNIGSRRRLDFTVIGPAVNIASRLESLTKETKRPVLLSRAFVEMAGCASSMEHLGSYPVRGIGEPIEVFAFSGNGPAPVLRVVGE; from the coding sequence ATGCAGATGTCTTCGCAAGCCCCCTCGCCTTCGCTTGAGGAAGGACACTGGCCGGCTCGACGCCGGAGCGTGCTCGACTGGCTGATCATCGAAACGCGTAACGAGCGGTTCATCGACAACATCCTCGTTGAAATGTGCGAGCGGCTGCAGGCAGCCGGCGTCCCGGTTGCGCGTGCGACGTTGCATTTCCGGATCAATCATCCGCAGTGGCTCGGCGCCCGTATCCTCTGGCGCAAGGGTTTGGCCGAGGGTGAAATCGACCTCTACGACTATGGCACCCAGAACACCGCGCTCTACCTCAATAGCCCGCTCTATGTAATCAACAATGGCGGCGCGGAGGTTCGCACGAACCTGGAGGCCCTGACGGACGAGCATTCCCAAAACTCGCTCTATGTCGACCTGAAGGCCGAAGGCCTGACCGAATACATAGCCTGGCCGCTCGAACACACGCTTGGCAAACGCCATGTCGTCACCTTCGCCACCGACCGAAAGGGCGGATTCGAGGAAGAGCACGTCGCCTTTCTCTTGGATCTTCTACCCGCTTTGGCCCTCGTCAGCGAAATCCGGTTGAAAAACCGGTTCGTGCGGACGCTGCTCGAAACCTATGTCGGCCCACATGCCAGCGAACAGATTCTTGCCGGCGCCACGACACGTGGCAGCGGCGTTACCGTCGGCGCAGCTATTCTGATCTGCGACCTGCGAAACTTCACCAAGCTCTCGGATCTTTGGCCGCGCGACGACGTGATCGATCTGCTCAATGCCTATTTCGACGCGATGTCGGAACCGATCGAGCGGCATGGCGGCGAGATCCTCAAATTCATGGGCGATGGCCTGCTGGCGATCTTTCCGCTCAGCAACCCGAATGCCGCCGAAAACCTGCTGCAGGCGATCCGCGAGGCGGAAGCGGCAATCGCTCTTCTCAACAAGGACAACCTCGAAAAGGGCCGCGAGCCCTTTGGTTACGGGATCGGAGTCCATGTTGGTGACGTGATGTACGGCAATATCGGCTCACGCCGCCGGCTGGACTTCACGGTGATCGGCCCCGCGGTCAATATCGCCTCCCGGCTTGAGAGCCTGACCAAGGAAACGAAACGACCGGTGCTTCTGTCGCGGGCCTTCGTGGAGATGGCCGGATGCGCATCCAGCATGGAGCATCTCGGCTCCTATCCCGTCAGAGGGATAGGCGAGCCGATCGAGGTCTTTGCCTTTTCCGGCAACGGCCCGGCCCCTGTCTTGCGCGTCGTTGGAGAGTAG
- the repC gene encoding plasmid replication protein RepC, with amino-acid sequence MDCGIVTTPFGRRAMSLGMLAHQLSSASAVDEGKVDKWKLFRTVCATKSSLGVSDRSLAVLNALLSFYPKTEIAAADGLVVFPSNAQLSLRTHGMAETTLRRHLATLVEAGLILRRDSPNGKRYARRDRKGAIGQAFGFDLAPLLSRAAEFEAEAARLEADRRYLQMMRERMSLCRRDVAKLVDLLRPSDLAYAEEAETRCQAAYMSLSRKPSIAEIERLLPVLVQLQDELTNRLENLLKTQNTAANERQNERHIQNSESDYLSESEPADERAGVRSSPNASTGVAEMDQNADDLPAGIETSSPPARLRHQPASPALNSPAPLPLVLKACPQIRDYGPSGRVDSWRDLITATTVVKNMLGISPDAYNDACATLGPETTATVLACLLERAEHIHSAGAYLRDLTRRAKNQSFAVSAMLSARLRAQASGVA; translated from the coding sequence ATGGATTGTGGGATTGTCACGACGCCCTTCGGGCGGCGGGCGATGTCGCTTGGGATGTTGGCACACCAACTTTCCAGCGCTTCGGCCGTCGACGAAGGCAAGGTCGACAAATGGAAATTATTTCGAACGGTTTGCGCCACCAAGTCGAGCCTTGGGGTTTCCGATCGTTCGCTTGCCGTCTTGAACGCATTGCTGTCGTTCTACCCGAAGACGGAAATTGCGGCAGCGGACGGCCTCGTAGTGTTTCCGTCTAATGCTCAGCTGTCTCTGAGAACCCACGGCATGGCCGAGACGACGCTCCGGCGGCATCTTGCCACACTGGTCGAGGCTGGCCTCATTCTCCGGCGCGATAGCCCGAACGGTAAGCGTTACGCGCGCCGCGACCGCAAGGGGGCGATCGGCCAGGCATTCGGGTTCGATCTTGCTCCGTTGCTCTCTCGCGCAGCCGAGTTCGAAGCCGAGGCCGCTCGTCTGGAAGCAGACCGGCGATATCTTCAGATGATGCGGGAACGCATGAGCCTCTGCCGCCGTGACGTTGCCAAGCTGGTCGATCTGTTGCGCCCATCTGACCTCGCCTATGCAGAAGAGGCGGAAACGCGCTGCCAGGCTGCCTATATGTCGCTCTCGCGCAAGCCCTCCATCGCTGAGATCGAACGCCTCCTTCCGGTTCTCGTCCAGCTACAGGACGAATTGACTAATCGTCTGGAAAATCTACTGAAAACACAAAATACGGCTGCCAATGAACGCCAAAATGAGCGGCACATACAGAATTCAGAATCCGATTATCTTTCTGAATCTGAACCGGCTGATGAGAGAGCGGGGGTGAGATCTTCGCCCAATGCCTCGACGGGTGTAGCGGAGATGGATCAGAATGCGGATGATCTGCCTGCAGGTATCGAAACATCGTCGCCGCCGGCACGTCTTAGGCACCAGCCCGCGTCCCCTGCCCTAAACTCTCCAGCACCGCTGCCGCTGGTCTTGAAAGCCTGCCCGCAAATCCGCGACTACGGCCCATCCGGTCGTGTCGACAGCTGGCGCGATCTCATCACAGCCACAACCGTCGTCAAAAACATGCTAGGGATCAGCCCAGACGCCTACAACGACGCCTGCGCTACACTGGGGCCGGAAACAACCGCGACAGTGCTGGCCTGCCTTCTGGAGCGAGCTGAGCACATACATTCAGCCGGCGCCTATCTGCGTGACCTTACGCGTCGTGCAAAGAACCAATCGTTCGCGGTCTCGGCAATGCTATCGGCACGCTTACGTGCCCAGGCTTCCGGTGTTGCATGA
- the repA gene encoding plasmid partitioning protein RepA yields the protein MQQKIQGHDEQEHLPTLLAADALELAHQLQQHQKKIFPPQAQKAMRLFSPAEAAAFIGIGEGYLRQVASEGHGPAPLSNGRRMYAVEDIERIRRVLDDGGKSGKYIPHRRGDEKLQVISVMNFKGGSAKTTTSAHLAQYLALRGYRTLAIDLDPQASLSALFGHQPELDVGEGETLYGAIRYDEPRPIADIVRSTYTANLHLIPGNLELMEFEHETPKAMMMGGAAETLFFARIGDVLAEIESFYDIVVIDCPPQLGFLTMSALCAATSVLITVHPQMLDVMSMSQFLSMTSELMSVVEKAGGRTSYDWMRYLGTRFEPNDGPQSQMTGFMRAIFGNRMLQSAMVKSTAISDAGVTKQTLYEVERSQFVRGTYDRAMDSLNQVNGEIEELIRQVWGRK from the coding sequence TTGCAACAGAAAATTCAAGGTCACGACGAACAGGAGCATCTGCCGACGCTTCTGGCTGCCGATGCTTTGGAACTGGCACATCAGTTGCAGCAGCATCAAAAAAAGATCTTTCCTCCACAGGCCCAAAAGGCAATGCGCCTCTTCAGCCCTGCCGAGGCCGCCGCCTTCATTGGAATCGGTGAAGGCTATCTGAGGCAGGTGGCTTCAGAGGGCCACGGCCCGGCGCCCTTGTCAAACGGTCGGCGGATGTATGCGGTCGAAGATATTGAGCGCATCCGTCGCGTTCTCGACGACGGCGGCAAATCCGGGAAATACATCCCGCACCGTCGCGGCGACGAGAAGCTTCAGGTCATATCGGTCATGAATTTCAAGGGTGGATCGGCGAAGACGACGACATCCGCTCACCTTGCCCAATATCTGGCCCTTCGCGGCTATCGCACCCTGGCGATCGACCTTGATCCACAGGCTTCGCTCTCTGCCCTCTTCGGCCATCAGCCGGAACTGGACGTTGGCGAAGGCGAAACGCTTTACGGCGCGATCCGTTACGACGAGCCGCGGCCGATCGCCGACATCGTCCGTTCGACCTACACGGCGAACCTTCACCTCATCCCCGGCAATCTCGAGCTCATGGAATTCGAGCACGAGACCCCGAAGGCGATGATGATGGGTGGTGCCGCCGAGACCCTGTTTTTCGCACGCATTGGCGACGTTTTGGCGGAAATCGAGAGTTTCTACGATATCGTCGTCATCGACTGCCCGCCGCAGCTCGGCTTTCTCACCATGTCGGCGCTCTGCGCCGCAACGTCCGTTCTCATCACCGTGCATCCGCAAATGCTCGACGTCATGTCGATGTCGCAGTTCCTGTCGATGACGAGCGAATTGATGAGTGTCGTCGAGAAAGCCGGAGGCCGCACAAGCTACGACTGGATGCGCTATCTCGGCACGCGATTCGAGCCGAATGACGGTCCGCAGAGCCAGATGACCGGCTTCATGCGTGCCATTTTCGGCAATCGCATGCTGCAGAGCGCGATGGTGAAGTCGACAGCTATCTCCGATGCCGGCGTGACGAAGCAGACGCTCTATGAAGTCGAGCGCTCGCAATTCGTCCGCGGCACCTACGACCGCGCCATGGATTCTCTGAACCAGGTCAATGGCGAGATCGAAGAACTGATCCGCCAGGTTTGGGGGAGGAAGTAA
- a CDS encoding sensor histidine kinase: MTKARPRSLQWVLVRRLILLQAATLFVFIGLLFVALFIAQPRLVVENEAALDILYRAVGRDADGTLMVRKTEELGDLRQSYPNLWFVIRDMAGQVLQEGDVPAPYLEKGGDLLQRVEGASLLFDDGGKLPDAILRNVDTDAGRVQIITSTVSSRRDDGPLDVQIGINIDVARDLDGKTAWTEVVPMIALLILCFLLPIILVMGVTTLVTAPAVVRRSLASLISTADQAGRIDIDNRAVQLETEKVPTEIAPLVQAFNKALARLGEGYDQRNRFLTDAAHELRTPIAILRTRAELLQEAPESARLRLDIERLSHLAQQLLDRQVLEHAGGALEVVDLVAMARTIAADFAPLAFEAGYELAFETAVPNVPVNARPRQIEQAVANLLRNAIEHGGGTGTITVLVNAERGLEIQDEGPGIPAEERERVFEPFYRLRPRSTGAGLGLNLAREIARLHGGRIDILAGPWRGARVRLQLPLLDGGRSAQQSVPASV, from the coding sequence ATGACGAAAGCTCGGCCCCGCTCGCTACAATGGGTGCTCGTGCGCCGCCTCATCCTGCTTCAGGCGGCAACCCTGTTTGTCTTCATCGGCCTGCTTTTCGTTGCGCTCTTCATTGCCCAACCGCGCCTCGTCGTCGAAAACGAAGCAGCTTTGGATATTCTCTACCGTGCGGTCGGGCGCGATGCGGACGGCACCCTGATGGTGCGGAAAACCGAAGAGTTGGGCGATCTTCGGCAATCCTATCCCAACCTGTGGTTCGTCATCCGAGATATGGCAGGCCAGGTCCTGCAAGAGGGAGATGTTCCCGCCCCCTATTTGGAAAAAGGCGGCGATCTGCTCCAGCGCGTAGAGGGAGCCTCACTGCTGTTCGACGACGGTGGCAAACTACCGGACGCCATCCTGCGGAACGTCGACACCGATGCCGGCCGGGTTCAGATCATCACCTCGACCGTTTCGTCGCGTCGTGACGATGGCCCGCTGGATGTACAGATCGGCATCAACATCGACGTCGCGCGCGACCTCGACGGCAAGACGGCATGGACCGAGGTGGTGCCGATGATCGCGCTGCTCATCCTCTGCTTTCTGCTGCCGATCATTCTGGTCATGGGCGTAACCACGCTGGTCACGGCGCCGGCCGTCGTTCGGCGCTCCCTGGCGAGCCTCATCTCGACGGCCGACCAGGCCGGCCGCATCGACATCGACAATCGCGCGGTTCAACTCGAAACCGAAAAGGTACCGACCGAGATCGCACCTTTAGTGCAGGCCTTCAACAAGGCGCTGGCGCGGCTAGGCGAGGGGTATGACCAGCGCAACCGATTTCTCACCGACGCTGCACACGAGTTGCGTACCCCGATCGCGATCCTCAGAACCCGTGCCGAACTTCTGCAGGAAGCCCCTGAAAGTGCGCGTTTGAGGCTGGATATCGAGCGTCTTTCGCATCTCGCCCAACAACTCCTCGACCGGCAGGTGCTCGAGCACGCCGGTGGCGCCCTAGAGGTGGTGGATCTCGTTGCGATGGCAAGAACCATCGCTGCTGACTTTGCGCCGCTGGCGTTCGAGGCCGGCTACGAGCTTGCTTTCGAAACCGCGGTGCCGAACGTGCCCGTCAACGCGCGGCCACGCCAGATCGAGCAGGCCGTCGCCAATCTCCTGCGCAATGCCATCGAGCATGGCGGCGGCACCGGCACGATCACCGTGCTGGTCAATGCCGAGCGCGGCCTCGAAATCCAGGACGAAGGCCCCGGAATTCCTGCAGAGGAGCGCGAGCGCGTTTTCGAGCCTTTCTATCGCTTGCGTCCACGCTCTACCGGCGCCGGTCTAGGGCTCAACCTGGCACGGGAGATCGCCCGCCTGCACGGCGGTCGGATCGACATCCTTGCCGGCCCGTGGCGGGGTGCTCGTGTTCGGTTGCAATTGCCACTTCTTGACGGCGGACGCTCGGCGCAGCAATCGGTACCGGCATCCGTTTAA